Part of the Pieris napi chromosome 23, ilPieNapi1.2, whole genome shotgun sequence genome is shown below.
ACCTTCAAGGGGTACCAATCCGATGGGACGGAGACTGATgatgatttattattgaacGACCTCGTGAATTTTTGCTTTGTAATGGTTggacaaaaacataaaaaatttgttGGTGGCCTGGGAGAATTTATCACAAGCAGGTATATTGTAATACGTGGATTACACTGTCTATTTGTCTCAATAAGTGCAATGTTTTGTAGATATTATCTACTGCTTATATAATGCTTGTTTGctatagtaatattaaaaaaaaaattttatctttacaaatattatagagGTAAATGCTTTCATACTATAAGTAAGTAACTATTTCCAGATCGGGTGCCGAATTACTTTTGTTAGTACCTAATAAAGACGTTCTAATTGACAGACAGAGCGCTTTCCATACAAAAGCTGGTATCCTTATATTTTTCCCATTTCAGGTTACTACTTTACGTCAAATCAAAGTACCCTCATTTGATTAAAGATAAAGGTTTCCTACCAGAGTTTGTAAGGCTGATGAACTCGTATATAAGCGTCCACGAGGCTACAAATAACTGGAACGAGGTGAATGCTCAGAGTGAGTACGAGGATTTAAAGGGCCACCAACACATGAGTTGGCATAGATATGGGTACAAGACATTGTTTGAGCTGATGCTAGTAAGTTTATAGTATTTAGTATGTAAAAGGTTTCAAATATAAATCTcgtttttaatgtataaatcaCGGGGTATGTAACTCCGCATCCTCTCCTTTGTAATGGTGACTCCTCTTTCTAGaatgtacatttaaatacttacaaatttaaggttaaataattaataaaaagggaCAGGTCAAAAGCGCCAATAACCGACGAGCATGTATGGTGAATGTGTCAAAGTGGATGAAGAGAGAGAAACATGTCAGAACTGTAGCAAGTGAAGATCTATGGTCTCTGCCTAACCCTACGGGAAAAAGgagttatttagttttaaaaaaatattattccagAATACATACAACAATGGACCGGGCTTACCAAACCTTGATATAAAACTGAACACGGAGGTGACGCAAATAATATGGCCAAAAGATGGCGCTGATGTAAGAGTCGTCTGCGCAGATGGCAGCACGTACACAGCCCGTCACGTTATTGTTACGGTCTCTTTAGGGGTTTTGAAAGAACGGTAAGATTGAAGTATAGCTAGGATAAATGTTATAGACCAAGGACACCTTTTCTTGCTCATCTGAAGTAACTGGGTAACAACTCCCAACTTTCTACCATATGGCTTCTATAGAATTTGTCAGACATAATTATTAGCTATTTACTGATATTGAACCAGTATATTTCAGAtatgaaacattatttaagCCGGGGTTGCCGCGGGAGAAAGTAGAAGCAATAGAGAAGACATCTATAGGTGCGGTTggcaaaataattttcaaatttgacAAGACTTGGTGGCAAGGACAGGAAACATATTACGGTTTCTTGTGGAAGACTGAGGATATAGAAAAACTACCAAAGGAGGATTATTGGATGACGAAGATTTTTGGGGCGAGCAGGTCCAGGGCATCCACAAATACGTTATGTTTGTGGACTAGTGGGGAAGTGGGGAAATTGGTATGTatcttttcaataataatataattatcacATTCCTGTTTAGATCTGAAGATCTTCTGTTACAACCAATATTTCGCTGGGAGTTAAATTAGAACTtctatgtttaaaacaaattaaccaTTTTAGAGATAACAGTTGAAAAcgtagttaattttaattctctCCACGTTTAAGATTGAGAAAAAATCtttagaataaattattaaaagattacaatcttaatataacttattcTTTACTTTATACTtctaaagaaacaaaataaaacaaatgttttacctaattaagtttaaaaattgttcCTTATAACCCAGTTAGAAGTAATGCCAGAGGACATTGTGAAGCAAAAGTGCATGGAGCTTTTGCGAAAATTCCTGGGAAAATCTTATGATATACCGGAGCCAACTGGGATGATCAGGTACGTTTAAATGCAAAATGTGTTGCCAAAATAAATGGATCTTTCGGACAACTGctgcaaattaaatatatcttatatttcaACAATCTACAATTAAGAAAAACGAACTTTTCAGATCCACCTGGTTCTCAAATCCCTTCACCCGCGGTAGCTATTCCTATGACAATCTTCAGACGACACAAAACGCGAATAATCGAAGATTTCTAGCGGAGCCATTACGCGATACACTCGGAGTCCCTCGTCTTTTGTTCGCGGGAGAGGCCACAGATTCTCTTCACTTCTCAACAGTGCACGGCGCTGTCGATTCAGGGTACAGAGAAGCCATgagacttataaaaaatagtaaattgtaataataagaaagatatattaaagagatttttaaataataataatttatttattttctcccatataacatttacaacaAACAATAAGAATACAGTTGAGAAGGTATTGGGAGACACCAAACTAGGTAAGAACCTGTAATATGGATAACCAAGCTTCCATTCCACAGCAAAGTCATATTGAGTGGTTAcaaaaagtacatacatatatgggtaggcaaataaatttaacgttttaaataaagaaagaaaaacaaaacagtcTAGTTGACTTATTTACTTAGATTAGAATGTAGTACAAATAAAGCTGTATGGGCGTATGCGAgggtgtgtgtatgtgtgtgtgtgtactatgtgtgtactgtgtgtgtatgtgtatgtgtgtactgtgtgtgtatgtgtgagtgtgtgtgtatgtgagtTTTGTGTATGCGTAGgtgagtgtgtgtgtatgtgtgatAGAAGAGTCCGAGTTATTCCCAAGTCAATTCCCTGGTTCCAAACTGGTTTGAATGATGGTTCGCGTCGGCAGTAGCTCTATTTCTATGGCCTAGTCCTAGGCCTAAGTCGGGAATCGACGGCAACGCCATGACAGCGCCTTGTTAATGCtgattttataactaataaattgtCATGGAATGAAATGGCCTGGCTAGTTATGTCGTTAACCGCTGattaattgatgtttcatATGCGTCACGAAGTCTTCGTCAGAAAGCTTCAACCAGAAATTCATAAGACTCCGCAAAAcagtacaataaaaaataaaaaaataaaaaattcataacaatattttatatgcgaTGAAATGTagacaattttaaaagaagaaggaaaagttatataaaattcgaaaattaaTTAGCTACTAGTTTTTATTGTACATTAATTCCAAGGCTACGTTTTTCAACAATTTCTTAATCTAAATGCGGTCTATATAACGCAAAATAgtcattattttggtttatacGTACGAAATTCGTTTAGTACAAATCGtattgtaacatttttaaacatttacattCTTTATAAAATGCTTTCCATAGATTTGGTGCAAGTATAAGGTCTCCAAAACGAAGTCGCGTTTCGTTTGTAAacaacagccctgcgattctgtaactcacacatcggttttcgcatcggcggtcgctctcaaatcagtcgtgaagcagtcattttatgatttggcattctgataaacaataaactacaaggtcccaccttttcaaaaaaagaaaagtgagaatcgcaaggctgtagcTGTCAGAGACACGCGACAAGATCTGTATTATCGTTTAACATCACAATgctttaataattacataattatattgttaatgtTAATAGATAAAGgcgtatattatttttttttatttcatggtGGTCGCAGTGGCAAAACAGTGTGTTCTAGTGGTTTGACCTCATGATATTCAAAGTctgtattcaatatttttttaaacttgtaCTGTGAGTTCTACGAGTATATGGGGTTATAGCGTCACTggatttaatgtaaaaaaaaaagtttttcataaaatcgatagtatattatactgataaatttaatatgctATAATTTTATCAGGAAAATccttagttttagtttttattatgaaattaaacaaatcaGTCCCAAGTATTTTGGcattaatgttaattataatattttatcttataaTCACAATCACAAG
Proteins encoded:
- the LOC125061175 gene encoding spermine oxidase-like; protein product: MHTYDVIVIGLGCAGVSAASTLAKAGKKVLALEAMDRIGGRVQTVPFGDGVVEVGAEWIHGTGNSSTYRTAMQHNITIIPQDPTFKGYQSDGTETDDDLLLNDLVNFCFVMVGQKHKKFVGGLGEFITSRLLLYVKSKYPHLIKDKGFLPEFVRLMNSYISVHEATNNWNEVNAQSEYEDLKGHQHMSWHRYGYKTLFELMLNTYNNGPGLPNLDIKLNTEVTQIIWPKDGADVRVVCADGSTYTARHVIVTVSLGVLKERYETLFKPGLPREKVEAIEKTSIGAVGKIIFKFDKTWWQGQETYYGFLWKTEDIEKLPKEDYWMTKIFGASRSRASTNTLCLWTSGEVGKLLEVMPEDIVKQKCMELLRKFLGKSYDIPEPTGMIRSTWFSNPFTRGSYSYDNLQTTQNANNRRFLAEPLRDTLGVPRLLFAGEATDSLHFSTVHGAVDSGYREAMRLIKNSKL